From Pedobacter indicus, a single genomic window includes:
- a CDS encoding TonB-dependent receptor plug domain-containing protein produces the protein MKGFKALFTVFFTFIGFVAYTQTGKLSGQISDSEGTRISKNFVLKGDTNELEQVVISGTMKEVSKLESPIPVEVYTSKFFKANPTPSLFDALQNINGVRPQLNCNVCNTGDIHINGLEGPYTMILIDGTPIVSGLSTVYGLSGIPQSLIDRIEIVKGPASTLYGSEAVGGLINIITKRPGTTPIVSADVFGTTWAELNADLGAKFSVGKRAQSLVGLNYFNYNNPIDNNNDNFTDVTLQNRVSIFNKWSFDRSDNRIFTLVGRYIYEDRWGGEMDWERKYRGGDEVYGESIYTKRWELFGTYQLPVSERILFQFSANGHDQNSMYGDSPYIADQKIAFGQLTWFKTLGKHALLTGLAYRYTYYDDNTPATASADDLDKNKATHTNLPGVFIQDEITLNENNKLLLGMRYDYNSLHGSILTPRVNYKWSSANKDNVLRLSFGNGYRVANVFTEDHAALTGAREVMFIDDLKPETSWNGNLNFVKKIYAGNTFIGLDATAFYTYFDNKIIADYDTDPNKIIYDNLDGHAVSQGVSLNIDIAFLNGLKIMAGATAMDVYSKEDGEIIRQLFTEKFTGTWNIGYTFRKSGLTLDYTGNLYGPMRLPLLSSTDPRSEYSPWRSIQNIQLTKKLKEGIEIYGGVKNLLNWTPNKGNPFIIARAHDPFDKNVQFDSSGQAMVTPDNPYALTFDPSYVYGPNQGIRGFLGLRYNLY, from the coding sequence ATGAAAGGATTTAAAGCACTTTTTACTGTATTTTTTACGTTTATCGGTTTTGTAGCTTACACTCAAACAGGCAAATTATCGGGTCAGATATCGGATAGCGAAGGCACGAGGATTTCCAAAAATTTTGTTCTTAAAGGTGACACGAATGAATTAGAACAGGTTGTTATTTCGGGTACAATGAAAGAAGTTTCTAAACTTGAAAGTCCGATTCCGGTGGAAGTCTACACCTCCAAATTTTTTAAAGCGAACCCTACACCTTCTCTTTTTGATGCATTACAAAATATTAATGGTGTCCGTCCACAATTGAATTGCAATGTATGTAACACGGGTGATATCCACATAAATGGTCTGGAGGGTCCCTATACAATGATATTGATTGACGGAACACCTATTGTAAGTGGTCTGTCCACCGTATACGGACTAAGTGGAATTCCTCAGTCGCTAATTGATCGCATTGAGATTGTGAAGGGGCCGGCCTCTACATTATATGGCAGTGAAGCCGTCGGCGGATTGATCAACATCATTACCAAAAGACCAGGTACGACACCCATTGTTTCAGCTGATGTTTTTGGCACCACTTGGGCGGAGCTCAATGCCGATCTGGGTGCTAAGTTTAGTGTCGGCAAAAGAGCACAATCCTTGGTAGGCCTTAACTATTTTAACTACAATAACCCAATCGACAATAACAACGATAACTTTACGGATGTTACACTTCAAAACCGAGTTTCAATATTTAACAAATGGAGTTTTGATAGAAGCGATAACCGGATATTTACCTTAGTAGGACGGTATATTTATGAGGATCGCTGGGGCGGCGAAATGGATTGGGAAAGAAAATACAGAGGGGGAGATGAAGTTTATGGTGAAAGTATTTATACTAAGCGTTGGGAGTTGTTTGGAACCTACCAATTACCAGTTAGCGAACGCATCTTGTTCCAGTTCAGTGCCAACGGTCATGACCAGAATTCAATGTACGGAGACAGTCCTTATATAGCCGATCAGAAGATCGCTTTTGGACAATTAACCTGGTTTAAGACCCTCGGGAAACATGCCCTGTTAACAGGTCTTGCCTACCGCTATACCTATTACGATGACAATACCCCCGCAACGGCAAGTGCCGATGATTTGGACAAAAACAAGGCAACTCATACCAACCTTCCGGGAGTCTTTATTCAGGATGAAATCACGTTGAATGAGAACAATAAACTTCTGCTGGGAATGCGTTATGACTACAATTCGCTTCATGGTAGTATTCTTACGCCGCGTGTTAATTATAAATGGAGCTCTGCAAATAAGGACAACGTATTACGATTAAGTTTTGGTAACGGTTACCGGGTTGCTAATGTGTTTACCGAAGATCATGCGGCATTGACCGGCGCACGTGAAGTTATGTTTATTGATGATCTGAAGCCGGAAACTTCCTGGAATGGCAATCTTAATTTTGTGAAAAAGATATATGCAGGAAACACCTTTATCGGATTGGATGCAACAGCTTTTTATACCTATTTTGATAACAAGATCATCGCAGATTACGATACTGATCCGAATAAGATTATTTATGATAATTTAGATGGACATGCTGTGTCTCAGGGTGTTTCATTGAACATCGATATTGCTTTTCTCAATGGTTTGAAAATAATGGCTGGCGCGACAGCGATGGATGTCTATAGCAAAGAAGATGGTGAAATAATAAGACAGTTGTTCACAGAAAAGTTTACCGGAACATGGAATATAGGTTACACATTCCGTAAAAGTGGTCTTACATTAGATTACACAGGTAACCTGTACGGGCCGATGCGTTTGCCGTTGTTGAGCTCTACCGACCCACGGAGTGAATATTCTCCTTGGCGGAGCATTCAGAATATCCAATTAACTAAGAAATTGAAAGAAGGTATCGAGATATACGGAGGCGTCAAAAACCTACTCAACTGGACACCGAATAAAGGTAATCCCTTTATTATCGCCAGAGCTCATGACCCATTTGACAAGAACGTACAGTTTGATTCAAGTGGGCAGGCGATGGTGACACCGGACAATCCTTATGCGCTGACGTTTGATCCATCGTACGTATATGGTCCGAATCAGGGAATTCGAGGGTTTTTAGGGTTACGTTATAATCTATACTAA
- a CDS encoding APC family permease, which translates to MFKNLFRKKSIERLIREKEADANPLKKVLSVKDLTFMGIAAVVGAGIFSTIGSAAYNGGPGVSTLFIITAITCGFTALCYAEFASRIPVSGSAYTYSYVAFGELAAWIIGWALILEYSIGNIVVAISWSSYFNNLLVHLFNIHLPDWMIIDPMTAKNAFLESTAMLSSGVELSAKQVQAYEFAIHAYNSAPMLGDTKIFFNLPAFIIVALVTWLAYIGIKESKRTANFMVYFKVAVILFVIVAGAFFVDTNNWRPFLPNGFEGVLKGVSAVFYAYIGFDAISTMAEETKDPQRDMPRGMIYSLLICTGLYILIALTLTGIEHYSHFNNVSDPLAFVFEERAPWIEKIVSISAVVATTSVLLVFQIGQPRIWMSMSRDGLLPKRFQKVHPKYQTPSFATLITGVIVGIGALFIESDLVTDLTSIGTLFAFILVSGGVLFLPPKIKEKGKFNLPYLNGKWIIPALFLLFVYIFRNRTVAAFTEFNLGNTQEVLFIIFLIFAFFISIMTFVRNYSVIPIMGVLMCSYMMIEIPLVSWKWFMVWMILGLAIYFLYGYRNSKLASNQPSTTEQV; encoded by the coding sequence ATGTTTAAAAATTTATTTCGAAAAAAATCCATTGAAAGACTCATCCGAGAAAAAGAAGCAGATGCTAACCCTCTTAAAAAAGTATTATCTGTCAAAGATTTGACATTTATGGGAATAGCGGCCGTAGTTGGTGCCGGTATTTTTTCCACAATAGGCTCCGCTGCTTATAATGGTGGACCGGGGGTTTCGACCTTATTCATTATTACAGCAATCACCTGCGGATTCACAGCCTTGTGTTATGCAGAATTTGCCAGCCGTATCCCGGTTTCCGGAAGTGCCTACACCTATTCATACGTAGCTTTCGGCGAACTCGCCGCGTGGATTATCGGGTGGGCGCTTATCCTAGAATACTCTATCGGCAACATTGTCGTTGCGATTTCTTGGAGTAGTTATTTCAATAACCTCTTGGTACACTTGTTTAATATCCACCTCCCAGACTGGATGATTATCGACCCGATGACAGCCAAGAATGCATTTTTAGAATCAACCGCCATGCTTTCTTCCGGAGTAGAATTGTCGGCTAAACAGGTTCAAGCATACGAGTTTGCAATCCATGCTTATAACAGCGCGCCGATGCTCGGCGATACGAAGATATTTTTCAATCTTCCGGCTTTTATTATTGTCGCATTAGTCACCTGGCTCGCATATATCGGAATAAAAGAAAGTAAACGCACAGCCAACTTTATGGTTTATTTCAAAGTGGCTGTAATTTTGTTCGTCATCGTTGCCGGAGCTTTCTTCGTTGATACAAATAATTGGCGACCGTTTCTTCCAAATGGGTTTGAAGGTGTTTTAAAAGGCGTTTCTGCTGTTTTCTATGCTTATATCGGTTTCGATGCAATATCCACAATGGCCGAAGAAACAAAAGATCCGCAACGCGATATGCCACGGGGAATGATCTATTCACTCTTAATTTGTACCGGCTTATATATCTTAATTGCACTAACCTTAACCGGCATCGAACATTACTCACATTTCAACAACGTAAGCGACCCTTTAGCTTTCGTATTCGAAGAACGCGCGCCGTGGATTGAAAAGATAGTTTCTATAAGCGCCGTTGTAGCTACCACCTCGGTTCTGTTGGTATTTCAGATTGGACAGCCTAGGATCTGGATGTCAATGAGCCGTGACGGTCTATTGCCGAAACGGTTTCAGAAAGTCCACCCCAAGTACCAAACACCTTCGTTCGCAACGCTAATAACCGGTGTTATCGTGGGTATCGGCGCATTGTTTATTGAGAGTGATCTAGTTACCGACCTGACAAGTATCGGAACTTTGTTTGCATTTATTTTAGTTTCAGGAGGAGTTTTATTTCTACCACCAAAAATCAAGGAAAAAGGCAAATTCAACTTGCCTTATCTGAACGGAAAATGGATTATACCTGCCCTTTTCCTGCTTTTTGTCTATATATTCAGAAATCGTACTGTGGCTGCATTTACTGAGTTTAACCTCGGTAATACACAGGAAGTTTTGTTTATCATTTTCCTCATTTTCGCGTTCTTTATATCAATCATGACCTTCGTTCGCAACTATTCAGTTATACCAATTATGGGCGTTCTGATGTGTTCTTACATGATGATCGAGATCCCACTGGTGAGCTGGAAATGGTTTATGGTATGGATGATATTAGGTTTGGCAATCTATTTCCTCTATGGATATCGAAACAGCAAACTCGCGTCTAATCAACCGTCCACGACAGAGCAGGTTTAA
- a CDS encoding MarR family winged helix-turn-helix transcriptional regulator, translated as MKYDILKNVVDLLEEFEAENLLEKTYPNDIEGFKKWITVNYKNDNIIEPNWEGKENGRSAESVINTLIVHMNRYAKSYSKSAIFGSDFSSQEDFIYLINLKAFGEMTKMDLIKKNVHEKPAGMQIINRLIAQGWVNQTDSEVDKRSKVLKISNKGLEALENQMDKIRKATEIVTGNLTRNEKMELIRLLNKLNDFHQTIYDKNIGPEFLLSEILNDKKR; from the coding sequence GTGAAATACGATATTCTAAAAAATGTTGTCGATCTGCTTGAAGAATTTGAAGCGGAGAATTTATTAGAAAAAACATATCCTAATGATATCGAAGGTTTTAAAAAGTGGATAACTGTTAATTATAAGAACGATAATATAATTGAGCCTAATTGGGAAGGAAAGGAAAACGGGCGAAGTGCGGAAAGCGTAATCAATACATTAATTGTCCATATGAACAGATATGCCAAAAGTTACTCCAAATCGGCCATTTTCGGTTCAGACTTCTCTTCGCAGGAAGACTTCATTTACCTCATTAATCTAAAAGCATTTGGCGAAATGACCAAGATGGATTTGATAAAAAAGAATGTACACGAAAAACCTGCCGGGATGCAAATTATCAACCGTTTGATTGCGCAAGGCTGGGTTAATCAAACTGATTCTGAAGTCGATAAAAGGAGCAAGGTTTTGAAAATCAGCAATAAAGGTCTTGAAGCTTTAGAAAATCAAATGGACAAAATCAGAAAAGCAACCGAAATCGTTACAGGAAATTTAACGCGAAACGAAAAGATGGAATTGATCCGATTGCTTAATAAACTCAACGATTTTCATCAAACGATCTATGATAAAAATATCGGACCCGAATTCTTATTGAGCGAAATATTAAACGACAAAAAGCGATGA
- a CDS encoding TonB-dependent receptor plug domain-containing protein: MSGNIRVSATESVLTLEGPISERTTFLASGRKSYLGLLFKLIDLPIRPNFYDFQYKVTHKFNNKLTLTSIGLGGIDNFSFAPTKEASAENIYVLRSSPYINQWNYTVGFNLSQQIEDGYINFIISRNRYENGIDKYEDQNRIESQRTSAINSYEIENKFRWNINKFINDWKLSGGLSIQNVSYFGDVFLKTGPETSLSFKSDINFWKYGAFLQASKNLFNENILVSAGVRTDMNSFTDHGKNPLKTLSPRLSLAYHINKQIDLTGSIGTYFKIPTYTALGYQDRNQRFINKQMDYTQSTHYVIGTQYLPKTSLRFTLEGFYKKYKHYPVSERF, encoded by the coding sequence TTGTCAGGCAACATTCGGGTAAGTGCTACTGAATCCGTTCTAACATTAGAAGGCCCGATTTCCGAACGAACCACCTTTTTGGCTTCGGGAAGAAAATCATATTTAGGGCTTTTATTTAAACTGATAGACCTCCCAATCCGTCCTAATTTCTACGATTTCCAATATAAAGTCACCCACAAGTTTAACAACAAACTGACGTTAACATCCATCGGTCTCGGCGGTATTGATAATTTTAGCTTTGCCCCTACCAAGGAAGCCAGTGCAGAAAACATCTACGTGTTAAGATCATCACCCTATATAAACCAGTGGAACTATACCGTGGGTTTCAATTTAAGTCAGCAAATCGAAGACGGCTATATTAACTTCATTATCAGTAGGAATCGGTACGAAAACGGTATCGACAAATATGAAGACCAGAACCGTATCGAAAGTCAACGCACCTCCGCAATCAATTCATATGAAATAGAAAATAAATTTCGTTGGAACATCAATAAATTTATAAACGATTGGAAGCTCAGCGGGGGTCTCTCTATCCAAAATGTAAGTTACTTTGGAGACGTCTTCTTGAAGACTGGACCCGAAACCAGCCTATCTTTTAAAAGTGATATCAATTTCTGGAAGTATGGTGCATTTTTGCAGGCTTCAAAAAACCTGTTTAACGAAAACATCCTCGTTTCTGCGGGAGTTCGCACCGATATGAACTCCTTTACCGATCACGGTAAAAATCCTTTAAAGACTCTTTCTCCACGCTTATCTCTCGCTTACCATATAAACAAGCAGATCGACTTAACCGGATCCATTGGAACTTATTTCAAAATCCCAACCTACACCGCTTTGGGCTACCAAGATAGGAATCAAAGGTTCATTAATAAGCAAATGGACTACACACAATCCACCCATTACGTTATAGGAACACAATACCTTCCCAAGACATCGCTTCGTTTCACATTGGAAGGGTTTTATAAGAAATATAAGCATTATCCGGTTTCAGAACGGTTTTAA
- a CDS encoding TonB-dependent receptor plug domain-containing protein has protein sequence MIILFPLSSFAQKNSVIIGSILQQLTSEEIKSSPGGNFDVSKVVQTLPGVGVSNGTGDRNDIIIRGGAPDENVYYLDGIEIPILNHFQTQGSSGGAQGMLNVSFIES, from the coding sequence TTGATTATATTATTTCCGCTCAGTAGCTTTGCACAAAAAAATAGTGTCATTATCGGCAGCATTCTTCAACAGCTTACTTCGGAAGAAATCAAAAGCAGTCCTGGCGGAAACTTTGATGTTTCCAAGGTTGTTCAAACTCTGCCCGGTGTGGGCGTAAGTAATGGCACCGGAGACAGAAACGATATTATTATCCGCGGGGGCGCACCCGATGAGAATGTTTATTACCTAGATGGAATAGAGATACCGATACTGAATCACTTCCAGACACAAGGCAGTTCCGGTGGTGCCCAAGGCATGCTTAACGTGTCCTTTATCGAAAGCTAA
- a CDS encoding heme-binding domain-containing protein, with protein sequence MAQFYSFRIVHAHKFTLNVCRLLQFIKPKEPEYMPVGNLTGVPDEVNSIIRKSCFNCHSTETNLEWYDKFTPVNFFVYEHIREGRKAMDYFSK encoded by the coding sequence GTGGCACAGTTCTATTCCTTCCGTATTGTACATGCACACAAATTCACTTTGAACGTCTGTAGGCTTTTACAGTTTATAAAACCCAAAGAACCGGAATATATGCCTGTAGGTAATCTAACAGGCGTACCTGACGAAGTAAATTCCATCATCCGAAAATCATGCTTTAATTGTCATTCCACAGAAACAAACCTGGAATGGTATGACAAATTTACCCCTGTCAATTTTTTCGTTTATGAGCACATCCGGGAAGGGCGTAAAGCAATGGATTATTTTTCGAAGTGA
- a CDS encoding GDSL-type esterase/lipase family protein — translation MNKLYPLLIIVSLLGISVSKTVAQSDWPFYSSIENFKKQDSVSFPKKGSVLFIGSSSIARWDDLEESFSGYPIIQRGFGGSEFKDILHYAKDIIFPYQPKAIFLYAGENDLVKGSNVDEIYKTFIELYSQIRKELPESDVYVISTKPSERWLDYQDETVALNSRLEALSKKEGPKLQYIDIYSGMVDEKGRPNPELYVSDKLHLSPKGYAVWVEALKNQASIFSKPFGRRAAKPLNIPPFIEKEARSPQYPLKTGRTIYSDAELAVATAAIERYPEAKKVKQNLIKAADAWLDRSDEDLRDLLADARVPRSFDLSPKGCPEHGEEVFKKGAYPWILDLSQPFKVKCPIGGEVYPSNDYESYYLSDFEEKKDWDTQYVDDGWGWVSPEGERYWFVAYANHWIWHGHVNGGILNLARAYLLTGDKRYAHKAAVMLYRLAEVYPEMDYANQSRYGLMSKAENRDYRGKVVNAIWETGFIRNAAEAYDAIWDSIDDDQVLQQLYGKDGKGIRSFIEANLLEEAVDAYAERKILGNFGMHQSALLYTLLARQHMDTEKYIHLIVDEPGDSRGYTGLRYALYNSIFRDGQAFESPGYNLLWVSKFADLSELLKKGGIDLYKDPRLKRVFDGPLEVVAAGKYTVDWGDTGNTIGDALGRNPNVYQEAYNVYKDPRYLDWLASADRVGGNAYSGFNSLFRDILPENPVLADNRAVAPQKSRLLAGYGLGILNDKKDETALAFTYGMHFAHYHWDFLNFELFANGQKMMPDLGYPDAMNAYVQEVYTWSNNTVNHNTVVVDASKQNTNRPGVLHNFADGEFARTMDASSPAYSQTSQYRRNLTMVDVGNGQSYVVDFFRVAGGKQHDYILHGPPGSVSLQEGILGDKQPGTLAGPNVAVGEIYDNAKLAAEDYSGGYTGYRGSGFQYLFNVQSLDGEQPIVQYHHKRDDAARLRIHLLGLGAQDVYMADAFDKPRAKDHLIKYLISRRKGGGSDTLKSTFVSVMEPYQTNAYIESAKVVHLKEGEGIAVEIERADERDIVINDIHNSKKTMDLYAIETDANTAVVTIDKNDVLRRVFISNGTYLTYKGKKFVADPIEGIVTDFDVNTNEITVKIERGKKRGSYNNPSTAVHFSNAYQTVVHPIKDISERRKVWKIKTTDDLLTGVARLDKVEDKVAVSSTYLPFSWFYNGVTLLDDNKIPVAKVEKVEGGKIVMAEEPARKIAAGDDVWFSTVGVGDRVTIKPALSWTVD, via the coding sequence ATGAATAAGCTATATCCGCTATTGATTATCGTTTCCCTTCTTGGTATTTCAGTATCTAAAACAGTTGCTCAGTCTGATTGGCCTTTTTACTCCAGTATTGAGAACTTTAAGAAGCAAGACAGTGTTTCCTTCCCCAAAAAGGGAAGTGTTTTATTTATCGGTAGCTCGTCTATTGCCCGTTGGGATGATTTAGAAGAGTCGTTTTCAGGGTATCCCATTATTCAACGGGGCTTTGGAGGAAGTGAATTTAAAGATATCTTGCATTACGCGAAGGATATTATTTTTCCCTATCAGCCAAAGGCTATTTTCTTATATGCTGGTGAAAATGATCTGGTAAAAGGCAGTAACGTAGATGAAATATACAAGACTTTTATTGAGCTATATAGTCAGATCCGGAAGGAATTGCCTGAATCAGATGTATATGTAATCTCTACTAAACCAAGTGAAAGATGGCTTGATTATCAGGATGAAACCGTAGCATTAAATAGTCGGCTTGAAGCATTGAGTAAAAAAGAAGGGCCGAAACTTCAGTATATTGACATCTATAGCGGAATGGTCGACGAAAAAGGGCGTCCGAATCCGGAGCTTTATGTGTCAGATAAGTTGCACCTATCGCCTAAAGGTTATGCGGTATGGGTAGAAGCTCTTAAGAATCAGGCATCCATATTTAGCAAGCCTTTTGGACGACGGGCTGCTAAACCCTTAAATATCCCTCCTTTCATAGAAAAAGAAGCTCGTAGTCCGCAATATCCCCTCAAGACAGGGCGGACGATATATTCCGATGCAGAACTTGCTGTGGCGACGGCCGCCATTGAGCGGTATCCTGAAGCTAAGAAAGTGAAGCAAAACTTAATTAAAGCTGCCGATGCATGGCTGGATCGTTCTGATGAGGATCTCCGTGATTTGTTAGCGGATGCTCGGGTGCCGCGTTCTTTTGATTTGAGCCCCAAAGGTTGTCCGGAGCACGGTGAAGAGGTATTTAAAAAAGGTGCCTACCCATGGATACTTGACCTCTCGCAGCCTTTTAAGGTTAAATGCCCAATAGGTGGAGAAGTGTACCCGTCAAACGATTACGAAAGTTATTATTTAAGCGATTTTGAAGAGAAGAAAGATTGGGATACTCAATATGTTGATGATGGTTGGGGCTGGGTATCCCCGGAAGGTGAACGCTATTGGTTTGTAGCCTATGCTAATCACTGGATATGGCACGGACATGTGAACGGTGGAATTTTAAATTTAGCAAGGGCCTATTTGTTGACTGGCGATAAGCGTTATGCTCATAAAGCGGCGGTTATGTTGTATCGCTTGGCTGAGGTTTATCCGGAGATGGATTATGCTAATCAATCGCGTTATGGACTGATGAGCAAAGCTGAGAACCGGGATTATCGGGGAAAAGTAGTGAACGCAATTTGGGAAACCGGTTTTATACGTAATGCCGCTGAAGCTTACGATGCGATTTGGGATAGTATTGATGATGATCAAGTTCTGCAGCAGCTTTATGGTAAGGATGGAAAGGGAATCAGATCATTTATCGAAGCGAATCTGCTAGAAGAGGCGGTGGATGCCTATGCTGAAAGAAAGATTTTAGGAAACTTTGGAATGCATCAGTCTGCTCTACTATATACTCTATTGGCACGCCAGCATATGGATACCGAAAAATATATCCATTTAATCGTTGATGAGCCTGGCGATAGTCGTGGTTATACTGGATTGCGTTACGCGCTTTATAACAGCATTTTCAGAGACGGCCAGGCTTTCGAGTCTCCCGGTTATAATCTGCTTTGGGTGTCCAAGTTTGCAGATCTGAGTGAGTTACTGAAAAAGGGGGGTATTGACCTTTATAAAGACCCGCGACTGAAGCGTGTTTTTGACGGCCCTCTGGAGGTGGTTGCCGCAGGCAAATATACGGTGGATTGGGGAGATACGGGAAACACGATTGGAGATGCGCTCGGGCGAAACCCTAATGTATATCAGGAAGCTTATAATGTTTATAAAGATCCTCGTTATCTCGACTGGCTGGCCAGTGCAGATCGGGTCGGTGGTAACGCCTATTCGGGTTTTAATTCGCTGTTTCGTGATATTTTGCCCGAAAATCCTGTGCTTGCAGACAATAGAGCCGTTGCTCCTCAAAAAAGTCGTCTGTTGGCTGGCTACGGTCTGGGAATATTAAACGATAAGAAAGATGAAACGGCTCTCGCTTTTACCTATGGGATGCATTTTGCTCACTACCATTGGGATTTTCTAAACTTTGAGCTTTTTGCCAATGGTCAGAAGATGATGCCGGATTTGGGCTATCCAGATGCGATGAACGCATATGTGCAGGAAGTCTATACATGGTCAAATAACACAGTCAACCATAATACGGTCGTTGTTGACGCTAGTAAACAAAATACGAATCGGCCCGGCGTTTTACATAATTTTGCCGATGGCGAATTCGCCAGGACGATGGACGCCTCGTCACCAGCCTATTCCCAAACGTCTCAATATAGACGTAACCTGACGATGGTGGATGTAGGAAATGGTCAAAGTTATGTTGTTGATTTCTTCCGGGTAGCGGGCGGGAAGCAACACGACTACATACTTCATGGTCCACCGGGCTCTGTTTCATTGCAAGAAGGGATTTTGGGTGATAAGCAACCCGGCACACTTGCCGGGCCTAATGTAGCTGTTGGTGAAATTTACGACAATGCTAAGCTGGCAGCCGAAGATTACTCCGGAGGCTATACCGGCTATCGAGGGTCAGGCTTTCAGTATTTATTTAATGTTCAAAGTTTAGACGGTGAACAACCTATTGTTCAGTATCATCATAAACGTGACGACGCTGCGCGCCTGCGAATCCATTTATTAGGCTTGGGAGCACAAGATGTTTACATGGCCGATGCATTTGATAAGCCACGCGCGAAAGATCATTTGATCAAATATTTAATTTCAAGAAGAAAAGGAGGCGGTTCAGATACACTGAAAAGTACTTTTGTTAGTGTTATGGAGCCCTATCAGACAAATGCGTATATCGAGTCGGCTAAAGTTGTCCATTTGAAAGAAGGTGAAGGGATAGCTGTGGAAATAGAGCGTGCAGATGAAAGAGATATCGTTATTAACGATATTCATAATAGCAAGAAAACGATGGATCTTTATGCTATCGAAACGGATGCAAATACAGCAGTCGTTACAATAGACAAAAATGACGTTTTAAGACGTGTGTTTATTAGCAATGGAACGTATTTAACTTACAAGGGTAAAAAATTTGTAGCTGATCCGATAGAAGGTATCGTAACTGATTTCGATGTCAATACAAACGAAATTACTGTAAAAATAGAAAGGGGCAAAAAAAGGGGATCGTATAATAATCCAAGCACAGCCGTTCATTTTAGCAATGCCTATCAAACTGTGGTGCATCCTATCAAAGATATTTCAGAACGTCGTAAGGTTTGGAAGATCAAAACTACGGACGACCTGTTGACTGGTGTTGCGCGTTTGGATAAGGTAGAGGACAAGGTTGCTGTCAGCAGTACCTATCTGCCTTTTTCATGGTTTTATAATGGAGTGACTCTCCTGGATGATAATAAGATTCCGGTAGCCAAAGTAGAAAAGGTAGAAGGAGGGAAAATTGTCATGGCCGAAGAGCCTGCACGCAAAATTGCTGCAGGCGATGATGTATGGTTTTCGACCGTAGGTGTAGGCGACCGGGTGACAATTAAACCTGCTCTGTCGTGGACGGTTGATTAG